The following DNA comes from Deinococcus ruber.
CCCACATTTGACTGCCCCACATTTGACACACCATGATGAACCGCAGATTCCCCTCCTCTCTGGTTCCCTCCCGCTTCTATTCGCGTGTCCACCAATGCGCGGCCCGGACGGACAGGTCTGTCTGATGAGCAGCGGACCAACGTGGCGGGTGCAAGTGCGCTGGGAGGATGGGCATCAGGCTGAATTCACCTACGTGGGCCCCCTGTGGGTGGGCAGAGTCAGTGAGGAGATCCGCATCCGTGCAGAGGCCGAACATGCCCAACGTCGCGAAGCAGATCCGACGCTCCCTGCGCGGCTCGCGTATCAAGTCCTCTCCTACCGCCGACACGGGGTCCGAGACGACAACCGAGCCTCACCCAACCCCCTGCTCTACAGACCTGAATCTTGACGTGGTCTGTTCCCTTCTCCTGCGCACGTTCACGTTGATGTCTGATCCAGAGCGGCGGCCTGCGTGGAGGGAACCTTCCGCCCTCATGGGCCATGATCTGTCAGCTCAAGACCCAGGACGAAGAAGTTCAGCTCCTGCTCCGCCCTCTCCTCGTCGCCTTTGGCTCTCGAAAACCACGCCAAGTGCCCTTCATAGCCCAGCACCTTCGCGAACGTCTGCGCCATCGTGTACTTGGCAATGCCCAGATGCTTCATCTCCTGCACGACGCCCACCAGCAGCACATCCCGGGCAAGACCAGCTGGACGCTGCTCCCTCACATACCCGCATAACCTCACCAGGGCGCCCATCGCCTCGCAGCTGGGGCCGTCCGGCTCCTCACCGAGCTCTGCAAAGATGGTTTCCAGCATCGTCATGTGCACCGGTGTCTCGATGGCGTTGAGCAGCAGTCGCTGCCGCACCGCTGGCGCTGAGAGGTCGATGGCTACAGTCGGCAGTGCGTCCAGTGCCTGGACTTCCGTGGAGTACAGCTGTTGCAGATGAATGACGTACAGGGCGCGAAGTTCACTGGGCCGGAGGTTCAACTCCGCCAATGTCACTGCCGATCCTGGAAACACAGAGGTCGCATACCCTTCAGTGTGCAGGTGCAGCTTGGACGCGCTCAACCAGCTGCCTCGAGCGACACTTCAGGAAGATTGACGGCAGATTCGTTGTGCTGAGCACACCGCCTGCCTCATTTCAGTGGTGGATGAGTCGCTGACGGTTCTCTCGCCAGCAGTGCGTCACGCGGTCTCGCTTGGCACCCCGGTCTAGAACGTTGTGCCCTGCAGTTCAACTTGCCCTGGCACCCTGGTCCAGAGCGCTGGTGTCCTGAGCTGATGAACGGACACCAGCGCCGGGCGGGCTCTGTGATGGGTCCCGCCGGCTCGGCACACTCAACGCGCAGGAGGCGGAACCGCCAGGGGGTACACACAGCCGGGGCAACGGAATTTCCGGGCGCAGAAATGCATCGAGGAGTTCAACCGCCACGTTCAGGGACGGGGCCACCAACACACCCTGATCTACCGACCGGACAAGAATCGTCGTTCGTCACAGGACAGAGGGCCACGGAGCGCTGCCCCACCCACGACGGCCCAGCGCAGCTCGGCGCTTTTTATTGATACCTGCCTACGTTGGTTACGTCTTTGCGCCCATAGAGCCATCGGGGAGAATGGTTCAATGGCGTACGGGTCAGCTTTACGGCCAGCAAGTCAACAGGTCAGGCCGTCCCGATTCATACCCGGCGGGAACCACGCTGAGATCGCCCTGCGCGTGTTATGGGGTCTTCTCGGCTGAGTCGTTGCGCAGGGCGTAGCCATACCCGCGCACGGTGCGCACATAGTTGTACGCGCCGAGGTCCCGAAGTTTGCTGCGGAGATTAGCCATGTGTGCATCGATCACAGTACTGTGCTCAGAGAGCGCATCCTTGGTGTTTGTTTTCTGGACGAGTTCCTGCCGGGAGTACACCCGACCCGGCTGCTCCATCAGCAGCGTCAAGAGCTCGAACTCGGTTGGGGAGAGCGCGACGTCCACTCCTTGGTACAGGACCACGCGCTGCTGCACCCGTACCTCTAAACCCCGCAGTTCAAGGGTGGTGTCGGCGTCATGGCGCAGCTGCACGCTGATGCGGGCCAGCAATTCCGGAAGCGCAAAGGGCTTGACCACGTAATCGTCCGCGCCGAGGGTCAAGAGGTCAATTTTATCTTCGATGGCATCGTGGGCGGTGAGCACAATGACCGGGCGTTCACTGCCCCTGCGCAGCCGCTTGAGGACGTCGCGGCCATCGCCGTCCGGCAGGCCGAGATCCAGCAAGACCAGATCTGGGATGTGTTCGCGGGCACTGGTCAGGCCGGTGGCCACCGAGGTGGCATGGGTGACGAGGTAGCCCGCGTCTGTGAGGTCCAATTGGAGAAGGCGGGCAATATCGTCGTCGTCTTCGATGAGCAGGATGTGCGGCGGGGGCATAGCGACATCATGGCAAGAAGTCGTGCAGGG
Coding sequences within:
- a CDS encoding DUF892 family protein, which translates into the protein MNLRPSELRALYVIHLQQLYSTEVQALDALPTVAIDLSAPAVRQRLLLNAIETPVHMTMLETIFAELGEEPDGPSCEAMGALVRLCGYVREQRPAGLARDVLLVGVVQEMKHLGIAKYTMAQTFAKVLGYEGHLAWFSRAKGDEERAEQELNFFVLGLELTDHGP
- a CDS encoding response regulator transcription factor, which produces MPPPHILLIEDDDDIARLLQLDLTDAGYLVTHATSVATGLTSAREHIPDLVLLDLGLPDGDGRDVLKRLRRGSERPVIVLTAHDAIEDKIDLLTLGADDYVVKPFALPELLARISVQLRHDADTTLELRGLEVRVQQRVVLYQGVDVALSPTEFELLTLLMEQPGRVYSRQELVQKTNTKDALSEHSTVIDAHMANLRSKLRDLGAYNYVRTVRGYGYALRNDSAEKTP